The sequence gtgttctgtatGAGCTATCTCTCGGCCAAATGGAGCAGCATATGTTTGAGAACTCGAGCTGCTTTACTTCAGTGAAATGAATGGCGTTTCAGACCCTGATTCAGCAGTACATGTGGTTTCAGCCTAGCTGTAGTAGCATCAATATCCTAGGTCTTATGTTTAGATGAGTAATGCATTAGTGTGGACATATTAAAATCCCATCCATAAGGTATAATGTGGATATTGTATTGTCATCTATCCATAAGGTGATATGCATTAGCTCTGCGTTTCCTGTTGATTCACGGTCAGCCAAGGTTTTCTTCAGAGAAAGTGTTTAATCACCTGTCTTCAGTGTTGCCTTTATCTCGTTCCTGAATCAACCTGTGTTCATGTCAGCCAATGTTCCCCAAGATGTGTTTAGTGGTGCGCCATCGCCAAGGAGCCAATCAGCTTCCGGAAGCAGTGAGTCATGGCTGAGCATGTGCAGGGTGTGTGTCATCTTTATGTAGAGGACAGCGAGACGGGCAGGGGATGTTGTTTTCACTCTGAATGATTTGACAAAGAGGAAGACGGAGATAGTGGctgagtgaggtgtgtgtgtgtgtgatcttgcTTGTTTACATCAAATGTCAGCATGTATATTCTGACTGGGTGCCATGGCTCTCTGAGATAGGATCTGTTACATAGAGGAAGATGGTTAGCAGCAGGGATGCTTCAGGCCTTGGGTCCCACGCAAGCCtggtggtggtaatggtgggtggaggaggcggcaGCGGTGGCTGTACCCTGTCAGGTTTTTCTtggctcctcctgctctcctactccctctcctcttGCTAACCTTTTCTACTGCTACTCATTAACTTCTTCCCCGCCTGCTCTCTTCGGTCATCATCCCCTCCTTTCTCCTGGTCCTATTCcctgttctctcctctctccttctccctgatctcctctctctattctcttacctctcctcctccgtgaTCTCCtcatgctctcctcctcctcgcgtcTGTCTCGTCCTCAAggctctcctccctttctccttctcaaCCGTATTGTCCTCCTACTCTTTCTTTAACAGTATTCTTCAACCAAAAATAGAGGAGCAGAATttgggtcagcagctctttCTGCTCCTATTCCTGTGTTCTCTATATTTTCTCCATCTTTGATGAGACGTCTCCATTTCCTGCAGTTGTTGCAGCTGCCCTCATTTGTCCTTTGGGATTTGAAAACAAACCACAAAGCAGCTGATCGGCCTTCTACTCTAAGCTACTGAAGCTAGATAGTTTTCAGAGAAAAATCCCACGCCTCATAAAATGTACGATGGTGGCCAAATAAAGACCCGCAACTGTTCACGACACATTATCATGTATTATCAGTTACAGTctgaaaggacacacacacacacacacacacacacacacacacacacacacacacgtcaataaACATATTGTGATTTGTGCTACATTTGATCCATTTCAATGATGGTTCTTAATGTCAgcttttttccggtattttgggGTCAGGTTTATTTCTATAGCCCTTGCAGTTACGGTCCGACTTCAAGGGCCCGACAAATTAgccaccccctaaccctagccccccaaaGGGCGAGGAAGACCTCCCTCATTAACAGTGCAAACCTTGAGAAGGGACGCAGTAAGAGGGaccccttcttccagggatggatAGGAGTGCATTGGGTGCCATGATGGACAGACACCATGGTGGATCCTAAAGGTCTCCGAGTACTGAAcgctcctctttctctctttcttccccacaGATgagtcgtctctggcggcgagACATGGCCCTGACCGGCCAGTCGAGCCGTGGTCCTCCAGTGGGACCGGTTCCCGGGGCCCCCACCATGGCCACCCTGGGGggtcccatctcctctcccgtcCCTGAGACCCTCTTGGTGATGCCCACCGACCCGATCTTCCTCATGACCTCCGCGGCCCAGACCATCTCCGGCGTATTCGTGTGGACCGCCCTGCTCCTCACCTGCCACCAGGTAACACCTCAGACTCACCTGCCACCAGGTGACACCTCAGACTCACCTGTCACCAGGTAACACCTCAGACTCACCTGTCACCAGGTGACACCTCAGACTCACCTGTCACCAGGTGACACCTCAGACTCACCTGTCACCAGGTAACACCTCAGACTCGCCTGCCATCAGGCAACGGACACTAACACCTCAGACTCAGCTGTCACCTAGCCTGGctatacccatgctgccttgcgcgcgatttcatttcgcgctgctaggcagcctggattccatggatccgatcttcgcctgagatagggaaccaatcacagaacggggagggacggcaagacgatgacgacgtctatgcgacacactcattgtcttcttcctcatcgaatttctgtcgctctgcatacgtcatctggtataattgatacgattggctatgagctacgtacagactcatatgatagacatttGTAGCGCCCATTAAATggctccgggcaatcgtaaaccacgcctcaaatacaAGAAAAttaatgtgtggttcccagacctcttctcactgtagattgagatgaggtctggcgttagccaggctagctGTCACCAGGTAACACCTCAGACTCACCTTTTACCAGGTAACACCTCAAACTCACCTGTCCCGGTGACGTCACTCACCTGTCACCAGGTAACACCTGAAACTCACCTGTCACCAGGTAACGTCACTCAACTGGTTACGTTAGTTTAAAACCTCAAACTCATTTGTCACCTGGGAATATTAGTTTAAAACCCACTCAGCAGGTAACACTTAGTTTAACACGTAAATTAAAACCCGCCTGTGACCAAAAAATGTTTAAGACCCCAAACTCTCCTGGTAACATTTGTTTAACATCTGTCTTTTAATATCTATCCGTTTAACATTGGTCTCACAGCTCAAGCTCATTTCTTAGTTTGACTTTAATCTCACCCGTTATCAGGGATAGATAGTTATAGACCCACATGCGTTGATtaccttaaagggacactgtgtaacattttaagtcatttattacctcaaatcaacgtattcattcataaataagtcctcattggtgtaaaattatctctgccaaaaatcgcacttatcctcctgagcgaagaataattaatatgtagttacataggacgggtaagcttcatggaggcttccatgttcttccggtctatgaactgccgagagggacaaaaagcactacgtggtacaggaaatgcaaacgcgttttcactctgagccagcgtgaatgatgactgaaataattcactatcttgctcgaggggtaattactcatacatcattagcttacactaatgattcaatgcagtttaaaatttgtttgaaataacgaacctcatcatcactcgaatgactcgatgaggtagtatttgatgtcatgacacagcttcttggcacatactgcccaccgtagtttttgaacaagcgagcactattagtttgaatgcaatatacaattgtaccactagttgggagtaatttttacagtgtccctttaacctGCGGCCTCTCATGCTTAATGTCTGTAGCAATGTCCCTGCTATATGCCACACTCCACCGTGGTgactttattttacttattttgcTAACTTTTAACACACGAGTGGTGGTGTGGAGACCATTTGATGGTGACGTTTTTAGTTAATGATACATGGCCATAAAGTCATTGAGGAAAACTTTTTTCTgagtgtgtgcactgtgcagtGATGGCTGGCTGAACCtttgcacactgattactcaatgggaaacaggtgtgcagcctcacccaaccccagagtccaatcagactcggccaggtgaggctacttcaaccagccatcctccacacacactctcacggcccgattccaccggacgcgttacggccgcGGCACGTCTCGCGGTCAGCGCAGCAGAtagcttccactctaatcaatgagaccatttccaccgggcgcggctgcagAACGTCTCAGCAgtgtcccaggagcggctcgccgttccgcagcgctatcattccgtagcatttctaatTTTGACGTGAGCCtgtgctgaaccgcgtcaatttcaacagagccgatcgagccgggcaggaagtgaaaaagtaaaagccatagagcatccggtcaattttttaaataagctcagctcatgtagcctatcacaacttcacatcaacattattacgtcatgaccggtggcacgaggtcagcagtcaatcaatcgaagggtctcagagggtcagcaacatggacgacgagagactcattgtcgaagttcagcaacatgaagtcattcaTGTACCAAAGCGTGGCATTTGATTGCAGTCGTTTTTGGAGTGGAAGGTgggtacattaggtttaggattatcgcgtgatctcgcgtgaacacggctggctcgcaaggcagcgctccgctgccgtaacgcgtccggtggaatcccggcgtCAGTGTCATTCCCCCCCTCATATTTAACCCTCCCTTTCCAGCTCCTCTAAAAACCAAACCCAACCAAAGACTGCACTAAAGGGTCGATTAATCAAAACAAAGGCACGTTATCTTGTTCAGTTCACCACCGATTATTGGAATTGATTTGCCTTCGTCAGGAAAAACGTGATtcagtgtgtttagtgtgtttaCATCGTTCCTCCATCACCTTTGTGTGTTGACTGTTATGTAAGAACGCTCAGCTGAGCTGCATCTCTGAGCTTCCActattgtgtgtttatgagtattattagtgtgtgtgtgtgtgtgtgtgtctatgtcacAAACAAAAGAGGCCCAAGGATAAGCCCTGCGTCGCCGTGGCAACAGGTGCTGCCATGATATCACATGGAGATGGGTGGGGAGAGGCGGCCTGGTGTTGCCTAGCAACTAACCCTCCCTGTGAGGTGGCATTCACACACTTTGcggtgtgtggttgcgtgtgtgtgtgtttgttttgaaagCTGATCCATGACTTTGTACATGAGGTGAAATATAGATCGACTGAACCTCAAGGGTCAgattgacacacagacacctccgTTGTTGTCTGTGTCAGCCCATGATTTGGCCTCTTTAGTTGATAAGGCAGGGTTAACCACAAtctcaattctctctctctctctctctctctctctctctctcagatctaCATGCACCTGCGGTACTACAGCTCGCCCAACGAGCAGCGCCACATCGTGCGCATCCTCTTCATCGTGCCGATCTATGCCTTCGACTCCTGGCTcagcctcctcttcttcaccaaCGAGGAGTACTACGTGTACTTCGACACGGTGCGCGACTGCTACGAGGGTAAGGAGCGCTGGGGAACCTTCTTAAAGGGGCGGTAccacgccaccaggtgtgagtgtgatcagccgttaCAAGCCCTTTTTAAACCACGCCCATATCATAAGTGGGCGTGTCAACTTATATGTATGAAggatagataagcaacgttTGCTGTAGTCCAATGGGTAGGCTGGTGGACGGATCTATCCAGTatatatctaggtggacacgcccgctACAGATGTCACTAGactaatggctaatcacactcacacctggtggcatggtATCATCCCATTTAAAGCATCTGAGACCAGTATCGGTCTGGGGGTATCAATCCTGTGCCaccgtctctcctggcttcactcaAACATCCGTAAACGATATAATTTGTTAACATGACTTCCTTCTGCCGATCCTTCCTCAGGGCGTTCAGTGTAAGCACGCCTGACGTGAATATAAACATCAGAGGAAGCACTCTGTGTTTGTGGAAACACAGTTTGTAAAGTACTTGTGATGATTCTTTGGTCTGTGAACTTTTCCTGACTCTGTGCTGACGCAACGTGCTTAGGTTCTTAGAGAGAAGGCGCTATGTTTCAGTTGTTCACACGCTCAATACTCTCAGGCAGAATCACACACTTTCTATCGTTGGCCGGCTTTATAAAGTTGGGTGTTGGGTTTTGTGCACCTTGAGATGAAACCTGTAGGCTGAGATGCTGAACCTTTCATTAGCTACGTTTCAGTAATCTGTTGTGTTCAGTTATTAATGTTGTGTGGGAATGCTGGATGTTGATCACGCTAATTAATAATATACTGTCTCTTACGTAACCACTTGTCTTATGTGTGGCATGGCTCCTGGGGCATGGCATTATCTAGTGCACGGTTGGGGGTTAGATTTCCAGTGATGCATGCGATGATGAACTCATGGTTTGGTTTGATCACACGATGACTCAAGTTTGGCTCTGATTCCGGTTTAAACTAAATCTTTAAACAACTTCTGGGGCACAGATTCTTGGCTGGAACCAAACACGACCTAGTTTCCTATTGCGGGGAGGAAGTGGTCAATAGTCACTTTTTTACAGTTTACTGCTGGCTGAGTTTGTCTTGTATTAATAGCAGATCAAGCTCTACATATCCCCGCCCCCAAagacatgattggtcgaaacatatATGATGCGAAAGAAAGGGAAGACTTTAGATATTAATCTAAAGTTCAATATCTAATATCTATCAGTCTTTAGATTCATATCTAATGTTAAATCGAGTCATGGTGTGAATCAATCAAACCATGAGTTCATCATTGCAAGTAAGGCTTTAGATATGACTCAAAGCCTGATTTACTACGACTCTGTGTCTAActgtctcctcactctctctgtgtccccagCATTCGTCATCTACAACTTCCTCAGCCTGTGCTACGAGTACCTCGGCGGAGAGAGCGCCATCATGGCCGAGATCCGTGGGAAACCCATCGAGTCAGTCTGACCCTTTGTCCTCTTCAGTTAACTTCCTGCTCCAGTTTACGTGACTCGCTCTGCAATAAATGAACTCAAATCAACTGTTGTTCACGCCACTGTATACCCTTTACACTCCATCACTGCTTTATACTCGTTGACTGTTTTTAACACTTTATCTCTGCTTCAAACTCGTTAACTGTTTTACTCAATGCTTTGAGCTGACTTTATAATAACAACGATGGCTGCATTTAACAAAATAACTGTGCCGTACTAAGACTCTGTGCTCCCCAGGTCCAGCTGTGTGTACGGGACCTGCTGTCTGTGGGGGCGGACCTACTCCATCGGCTTCCTGCGCTTCTGTAAACAGGTGCGCGCGTATCTGTGTTTCCCTGCTCTACCTGCTCACATCTGAGCCCGGTCCACCGGTTCACCGCAGCACTAGCTCCTCTCCGATGGCGAAAGCTCTGCTCTGAGTGTTTTCAGGCTCATTGGTCGAGTTTGACGCCATGTAAGCGTTCTCCCCCCTGACTCTCTTCTTTCCCCCGCCGCTCTCtgtcgccccctgcaggccacgCTGCAGTTCTGCGTGGTGAAGCCCCTGATGGCCGTGATCACCGTCGTCCTGCAGGCCTTCGGGAAGTACCGGGACGGGGACTTCAAGTACGTACCGGAACGGACTCCTGGTTTAGTAAAGAACACCTGCTCCTCCAGCAGTAGAGGCTCATGGGTCAGAACCGTTGCCGTGGCAACGGTTCTGACCCATGAGCCTCTActgctggaggagcaggagtgAATTCATAGAACTTCACCGgcacaccatcatcatcatcatcatcatcatcatcttaatAATACGCTTTTGTGTTCCGATCTTTGTTTGGCACTGTTGACATGATTACCAAAATTATATTTCTTTCATTAGAAACATTTTTACCTTTTAAAATGACATGTTTTTCTactagtgttgtttttttttactatattgGTCTTTTCACACACATTTCCCATCTTGAATTGATAAAGCACATCTGTGTACTTGTTATTTCATGAACCAATGCCATAATCGTTGATGTTACAGTCTGAGTATTCACTCAGTGTTCAGTCTGTggctgctccctctctctctgctgaccAAACACTCCTCAGAAGCTCCTGTATTGACTCACTCTGACCATTAAGTGCATGACGTGCAATTCTTTGAGGTCGTTCCCTTCGAGAATCGCCTTTAACAAAACTCAGGAATAGAGTTAACCCTAGCTAGCTCCTTCTAGACTGTTCTGTTTATGTTTGTTGCAACCACACCTTCTGAAATCAAACCTGTAATTAAGATGATCCAATAGTTCATGCCTTTGTAGtgtagtagttgtagcagtACTTGATgtttgttgtacgtcctggcacacaAAAATTGTacctagcattgtgtagcatcttctcctagctatctttgttgtgtatggggaatgggttaacctggtcattgttagtgcttggcacttggttctatgaacatctgtactgtactgacagccatatattgttttttttattgctaaacctaaatgtaaatgtagtccGTCCATTCAGACCAACTCTAAGGCATGACCAGATTCACTCCGTGGAGAGccactcaccctctcccctcctcccccagtgtTGCCAGCGGTTACCTGTACATCACCATCGTGTACAACATCTCGGTGAGCCTGTCGCTGTACGCCCTGTTCCTGTTCTACTTCGCGGCGCGCGACCTCCTGGTGCCGTACAACCCCATGCTCAAGTTCTTCATGGTCAAGTCGgtcatcttcctctccttctggcAGGGTGAGGGCCTGACTCTCAAGCACCTTCACTGGGTTCATGTACACATGGATCATACATAGTCTCACTACCTCTAGTAAATACACCCACCAAACGCACACAATGCACCTCCAAATACATGCATTATCTCAGAAGTTATTCTTCCAAACACAAACTCCAAAATGGAGACCTTACACTgaaactctttctttctttctttctttctttctttctttctttctttctttctttcttccccccccccctctaggcaTGCTGCTGGCCATCCTGGAGAAGTGCGGGGCCATCCCTCAGATCAGCTCGGCCGAGGTGTCGGTGGGCGAGGGAACGGTCGCCGCCGGTTACCAGAACTTCATCATCTGCATCGAGATGTTCTTCGCCTCGGTGGCACTGCGCCACGCCTTCACCTACAAGGTGTACATGGACAAGAGGCTGGACGCCTACGGTACAGAGCCTCGCCTGGTCTCATCTGGCTTCACCTAGGATAACCTAGTCTCACCTGGTGTGACCCAGTGTCACCTGACATTaactaaaaaatatttatatatatatattataaaatattttgtcgcaTGCTTATATGTTTGTTTTcctctgtaaacacacacacagacacagactgtGTGTCTTTCTTACGAACTGGTTAACTGCTCTACCTGCAGTCCCTCTTTGCACTAACTCTCTGTCAGTTCTCTTCATCATCGTTACTCTCCTCTGTTGTCTCTGCCATgtcctctttccctcctccccctctatccatctctctctctgtctctctctctctgtctctctctctctctgtctctgtctctgtctctctctctctctctctctgtctctgtctatctgtctctctctctgtctgactcctcTGTTCTGTGTTTCTGCTCCCCCTCTGTGCTGCACTCTCAGGTTCCTTCCCTAACTATGGACAGTACGGTAGGTTTTCTGATAGCTGCTAATGCGGCTAACAGTGCTGCTAATGGCACTGCGACCCTCTTCCTTCACTTATTCGTCTTGTACCTGTCTTGTGTCTGTTTGGCTGTTTTATAGTGCATCTGTTTTTACCACCTGCTGTGATATTGATTAGCCTTTTCATGACAAGCCAttacacttgtgatgtcactaatggGTTGATTCTGAAACGGCTTGTCGTGGCTAATCAACACCACACCTTGTGGTAGAATGGGGGCTCGTTAAAGGGTATGGCTTCGTCATTTGCCTGAGAAGGAACTTATCTTCCATCCGTGACGTGAATATGATTTTAAATCCATAACCGCCGGCGAACTTCATATATTATTTTGCTACCAAATGGTTTGCCGACACAGGATGGAGTTTTGACATCGCCTGCGTGAACATCATTCAGTCCGTTCTTCTCACCGTCATCATTCTCTCACCTCTCCACCCTGCTCGGTTCATAaagccgtctccctccctccctccccctgggaTGTCAGCAGACCAGTACTTCACTACCATGTCTCCTGTAAACTGCTATTGATGGTCTTGCCTACCATCTTATTAAAATGCCCTCAAAGGGTTAAGTCCTAGATTCAAGACTTAAATATACTTATTATGGAACAACATAATATCAGACTTAACTTAAGTTGTGACGTTGTGACCTAGACCGTATAGGGCTGTGGTTGTCAAACATTTTCTACTGGTGTACCAGAGTAGTGTAATAGAAtatagggctgggtattgccaggtacctcacaattcaattaaattagaTTCTTTAGGTCTTGAATAGATTCGATAACGATTCGATTCAatttgatattgatccaattgcttcaatatcgattcaataatacgtgcagatgacaaaagtacccaaatattatttagaatgaaCCATTTCAAattgaattaaccatttcattgtgctttaactagcacaaatggaatacaccattgtatagtattgttcccgagctaaacttgcagcataaaagttATAATCATAACATTGACAAATGTAAAAcggcatgtacatttaggcatactcgcttctagattacaatgactcAGTTTGCTtcgttttctctttttttttatggaaatatTCGATTTCAAATAAATTCTGAATCGAAATttaatcgagaacaaataaattgcagtgcattgatgaatcgatgtttttacccagccctactaGAATAGCTCCTTAAccgacacaaaataaaataaaacataaataatttagttttatttggcagtgtaaacatTAACATTAAAAGGGTGCAAATACTCACAATTTAGTTAGATGCATGTGCCTGAGTACCCCCTGCAGAACTCCAAAGTACCCCATGGGGTACACATACAtacccccatttgagaaccaccTGAATAGGGCATAGGGGTGAATTGAAGCGGGACCTGGTGTGTTGACATCCCTCTGACCCTCCTTTGCCTTCATATTGACtaactcttcccccccccccccccccccgcaggtcGCTGCGCCCCCAT comes from Gadus macrocephalus chromosome 2, ASM3116895v1 and encodes:
- the LOC132452281 gene encoding transmembrane protein 184B-like isoform X2 — its product is MSRLWRRDMALTGQSSRGPPVGPVPGAPTMATLGGPISSPVPETLLVMPTDPIFLMTSAAQTISGVFVWTALLLTCHQIYMHLRYYSSPNEQRHIVRILFIVPIYAFDSWLSLLFFTNEEYYVYFDTVRDCYEAFVIYNFLSLCYEYLGGESAIMAEIRGKPIESSCVYGTCCLWGRTYSIGFLRFCKQATLQFCVVKPLMAVITVVLQAFGKYRDGDFNVASGYLYITIVYNISVSLSLYALFLFYFAARDLLVPYNPMLKFFMVKSVIFLSFWQGMLLAILEKCGAIPQISSAEVSVGEGTVAAGYQNFIICIEMFFASVALRHAFTYKVYMDKRLDAYGRCAPMKSISSSLKETMNPGDMVQDAIHNFSPAYQQYTQQSTLEQTGGPSLSRSHSNVSARADNEKTLLLSSDDEF
- the LOC132452281 gene encoding transmembrane protein 184B-like isoform X3 encodes the protein MHLRYYSSPNEQRHIVRILFIVPIYAFDSWLSLLFFTNEEYYVYFDTVRDCYEAFVIYNFLSLCYEYLGGESAIMAEIRGKPIESSCVYGTCCLWGRTYSIGFLRFCKQATLQFCVVKPLMAVITVVLQAFGKYRDGDFNVASGYLYITIVYNISVSLSLYALFLFYFAARDLLVPYNPMLKFFMVKSVIFLSFWQGMLLAILEKCGAIPQISSAEVSVGEGTVAAGYQNFIICIEMFFASVALRHAFTYKVYMDKRLDAYGSFPNYGQYGRCAPMKSISSSLKETMNPGDMVQDAIHNFSPAYQQYTQQSTLEQTGGPSLSRSHSNVSARADNEKTLLLSSDDEF
- the LOC132452281 gene encoding transmembrane protein 184B-like isoform X1 produces the protein MSRLWRRDMALTGQSSRGPPVGPVPGAPTMATLGGPISSPVPETLLVMPTDPIFLMTSAAQTISGVFVWTALLLTCHQIYMHLRYYSSPNEQRHIVRILFIVPIYAFDSWLSLLFFTNEEYYVYFDTVRDCYEAFVIYNFLSLCYEYLGGESAIMAEIRGKPIESSCVYGTCCLWGRTYSIGFLRFCKQATLQFCVVKPLMAVITVVLQAFGKYRDGDFNVASGYLYITIVYNISVSLSLYALFLFYFAARDLLVPYNPMLKFFMVKSVIFLSFWQGMLLAILEKCGAIPQISSAEVSVGEGTVAAGYQNFIICIEMFFASVALRHAFTYKVYMDKRLDAYGSFPNYGQYGRCAPMKSISSSLKETMNPGDMVQDAIHNFSPAYQQYTQQSTLEQTGGPSLSRSHSNVSARADNEKTLLLSSDDEF